The following coding sequences are from one Phycisphaeraceae bacterium window:
- the ybeY gene encoding rRNA maturation RNase YbeY — protein sequence MLTPIILQDDPANAPGDDDPDPSRADEPTHPANLIAVSPDHPQAQPHADWLAARLAEVITQLNTPLISLSLALVDDATMAKLHDQYLGDPTTTDVITFDLADQPRTIEGELVLCVDQARRQADLHNHSIEHELLLYAVHGVLHLLGYDDHDPDQARKMHAEEDRLLTRIGVGPVYAVQTRNAPG from the coding sequence ATGCTGACCCCCATCATCCTCCAGGACGATCCCGCCAACGCCCCAGGCGACGACGACCCCGACCCTTCCAGGGCCGATGAGCCCACGCACCCCGCTAACCTCATCGCCGTCTCCCCCGATCATCCCCAGGCCCAGCCCCACGCCGACTGGCTCGCCGCACGCTTGGCCGAGGTCATCACACAACTCAACACACCCCTCATCAGCCTCAGCCTGGCCCTCGTCGATGACGCCACGATGGCCAAACTCCACGACCAATACCTCGGCGACCCCACCACCACCGACGTCATCACCTTCGATCTCGCTGACCAGCCCCGCACCATCGAGGGCGAGCTGGTCCTCTGTGTCGATCAGGCCCGCCGACAGGCCGACCTACACAACCATTCGATCGAGCACGAACTGCTGCTCTACGCCGTCCACGGCGTCCTCCACCTGCTCGGATACGACGACCACGACCCAGATCAAGCTCGCAAGATGCACGCCGAGGAAGACCGCCTGCTCACCCGCATAGGCGTCGGCCCGGTCTACGCCGTCCAAACCAGAAACGCACCGGGCTAA
- a CDS encoding ATP-binding protein, translating to MGAKGEPKTHQIIIPSDLAEVSGVQDRILKDASDAGFSEDAQFALKLCLDESVTNAIRHGNDSDPTRKVTISYTIDDQKIQITVCDEGQGFNPGAVPDPTLAENLERPSGRGVMLMAAYMTSVAYNDCGNSVTLVKSRDCKLPKPIKL from the coding sequence ATGGGCGCAAAAGGCGAGCCCAAAACCCACCAGATCATCATCCCCAGCGACCTCGCTGAGGTCTCAGGGGTCCAGGACCGCATCCTCAAGGACGCCAGCGACGCCGGCTTCTCCGAAGATGCCCAGTTCGCCCTCAAGCTCTGCCTCGACGAGTCCGTCACCAACGCCATCCGACACGGCAACGACTCCGACCCCACGCGCAAAGTCACCATCTCCTACACCATCGACGACCAGAAAATCCAGATCACCGTCTGCGACGAGGGCCAGGGCTTTAACCCCGGTGCCGTACCCGACCCCACACTCGCCGAAAACCTCGAACGACCCTCCGGCCGAGGCGTCATGCTCATGGCCGCCTACATGACCTCCGTCGCCTACAACGACTGCGGCAACAGCGTCACCCTCGTCAAGTCAAGAGACTGCAAACTCCCAAAACCGATCAAGCTCTGA
- a CDS encoding STAS domain-containing protein: MTTKDSRLVIHEQGEITRIEFLDRNILEEANIQQIGEEISTLIEKSSNPKILISFERVEHLSSAALGTLITINNKIRQKAGQLRLANIDPQIYEVFVITKLNKLFQIHETTDKALASFS; encoded by the coding sequence ATGACCACCAAGGATTCGCGACTCGTCATCCACGAGCAGGGTGAGATCACCCGCATCGAGTTCCTCGACAGGAACATCCTCGAGGAGGCGAACATCCAACAAATCGGCGAAGAGATCTCCACCCTGATCGAAAAATCGTCGAACCCCAAGATCCTCATCAGCTTCGAGAGGGTCGAGCACCTGTCCTCCGCAGCTCTGGGAACGTTGATCACCATCAACAACAAAATCCGCCAGAAAGCCGGACAACTCCGCCTGGCCAACATCGACCCCCAGATCTACGAGGTCTTCGTGATCACAAAGCTCAACAAGCTCTTCCAGATCCACGAGACCACCGACAAGGCGCTCGCTAGCTTCAGTTGA
- a CDS encoding LysM domain-containing protein yields the protein MKPTYYIALLLGIGVCTFAVGYRIMVPGSEGEVLTGSDEVSAGSGLKPPPADTVLVADGRPSIVSNRSSPEAGEGEDSPGARTRGPLIPVNTVEPTPRVSSGPLIPAGLADQTDAVAEDEATADRAAESGDTGAGTETALSEPPRPGAQRTVLRATPAESGPEPRTYEVSEGDTLSTISDELFGSSRYWVDLARANPTVDPIRLQIGQTIVIPAIDAGTESGALTDKEAGIRAPRAVQRHTIRPGESLSSISVRYYGTATHWRVIFNANRSSIGPDPNAVRAGMSIVIPSVPVRERDDD from the coding sequence ATGAAACCTACCTATTACATCGCGTTGCTTCTGGGCATAGGCGTCTGTACGTTTGCGGTGGGTTATCGGATCATGGTTCCGGGGTCGGAGGGTGAGGTTTTGACGGGGTCGGACGAGGTCTCGGCGGGTAGCGGGCTCAAGCCTCCGCCAGCGGACACGGTGCTGGTGGCAGACGGGCGGCCGTCGATCGTGAGTAACCGATCGAGTCCGGAGGCGGGTGAGGGTGAGGACAGCCCTGGTGCTCGGACTCGTGGTCCGCTGATTCCGGTCAACACGGTGGAGCCGACGCCACGGGTGAGTTCGGGTCCGCTGATCCCGGCGGGGCTGGCGGATCAGACGGATGCCGTGGCTGAGGATGAAGCCACGGCCGATCGGGCCGCTGAGTCGGGCGACACGGGTGCGGGTACGGAGACGGCCTTGTCGGAACCCCCGCGACCTGGGGCGCAGAGGACCGTACTGCGGGCGACACCCGCAGAGAGCGGTCCTGAGCCGAGGACGTATGAGGTGTCGGAGGGTGACACGCTCTCGACGATTTCGGACGAGCTTTTCGGTAGCAGTCGCTATTGGGTGGATCTGGCGCGGGCGAATCCGACGGTTGATCCGATTCGGTTGCAGATCGGGCAGACGATCGTGATCCCGGCGATTGACGCGGGTACCGAGTCGGGTGCCCTGACGGACAAAGAAGCGGGGATCCGGGCCCCGCGGGCTGTGCAGCGGCACACGATTCGGCCTGGGGAGTCGCTGTCGTCGATCTCGGTTCGCTACTACGGCACGGCGACCCATTGGCGGGTGATTTTCAATGCCAATCGCTCGTCGATCGGGCCGGATCCGAATGCGGTGCGGGCGGGGATGTCGATTGTGATTCCATCGGTTCCGGTTCGCGAGCGTGATGATGACTGA